GCCGCACCACCACGGCGAAGCCGATGACCAGACCCGCCAGCGCGATCCGCCGCCAGTTCGGCTTCCCCTTCGCGAGCAGCAGCCACAGCAGACCCAGCAGCAGCGCCTCGAAGGCGACCTCGGACATGATGTTCTGCTCGATCTGCAACTGATAGGCGTCCAGCAGCAGCGGCGCCGTCGCCAGCGCGCCGACCCAGCGGCGCGCGCCCAGGCGCAGCGCGAGCCGGTAAATCCCCACCGCGATCGCCAGACCGCCCAGGTGCTGCAGCGCCGCTACGAACGACAGCCCGCCGATCGCGAGCAACGGCCGCAGCACCAGGTCGTAGCCGATCGGGTTGAGCTGGTCGGCCCGCAGTGCGTGCAGGTTGTCGAGGTAGCGGAAGGTGTCGATGTAGACGATCGCCGGCCGGTACGCGACCCAGGTCAGCACCCGCAGCGTCGTGCCGAGGACGAGCAGGACGAGCAGGAAGGCGTGGCGGCGGAGGAACAGGCTCACGGGGTCGCTTTCAGGTCCAGTTCCGCGAAGTACTTCCAAGCGGTGGCGAGGCCGTCGGCGAGCGAGATCGCCGGGGCGAAGCCGATGGTCTGAGCGCTGGCGGACACGTCGACGACGACCGCGGGCATCTCGCCCTTGGGCGCGGCCACGTGCTCCACGGGCAGCTCGGCGCCCGTCACGTCGCGCACGGTCTGCACCATCTCCAGCACCGACACGGAGTGGCCGGCGCCGACGATGGCCCGGCCGCTGTACCCGCTTTCCAGCGCCAGTGCGATGGCGCGCACCACGTCGTCCACGTGCACGAGGTCGCGGCGCTGCTCGCCCGTGCCGTACACGCGCACGCCCTCGCCCGCCATCGCGGCGCGCATCATGCGCGGCACGAAGCTGTCCTTGTGGGACATGCCGGGGCCGTAGACGTTGGTGAACCGCAAGGCGCACGTCGTCATGCCGTACGCGCCGGAGTAGCCCGACAGCAGCATCTCGCACGCGGCTTTCGTGGCGCCGTA
The sequence above is a segment of the Amycolatopsis sp. 2-15 genome. Coding sequences within it:
- a CDS encoding NAD-dependent epimerase/dehydratase family protein gives rise to the protein MVLENGPERTPVVVTGGSGFIGRAAVRELRDRGYPVTVVDRVPYVTEDEGVRVVTGNLRDAETREAAVTAGTGAIVHLAALTSVLKSVELPDDTFTENVAVTHGLLELARERGVQTFVLASTNAVIGDVGTSTITVDLPTRPLTPYGATKAACEMLLSGYSGAYGMTTCALRFTNVYGPGMSHKDSFVPRMMRAAMAGEGVRVYGTGEQRRDLVHVDDVVRAIALALESGYSGRAIVGAGHSVSVLEMVQTVRDVTGAELPVEHVAAPKGEMPAVVVDVSASAQTIGFAPAISLADGLATAWKYFAELDLKATP